In the genome of Crassostrea angulata isolate pt1a10 chromosome 6, ASM2561291v2, whole genome shotgun sequence, the window atttttttgctttaaatttaaacaatacaaatttgGTTAATTGAATAAAGGACCTTTAACGCAATCTGTTGTTCTATTTCATTGCAAATGAACTTGGACTCATTAGAGTAATTTTGATTCAGGTATTTGTATTGGCTAAAATTACTTGTAGCAACAAAGCTCAGAGTTGGGCAAAATTAATATGATGTTTCTCttagaaatgcaaatatttatatatatgggAAGATTtggtttacaaaaatgtaattatagAACATAATTGAATTTGTAACTTGATTTTTTTCGATACTACATTCTACTCACGCGGACGTTTGCACTGATAGCGAACTTTCAGGTATTTAAAGGTTCCGACGCATGGATCTCCAAATACACCGTTAGAAGCTCTGATTCGACAGGATCGTTTCCCATTGCATCTTCTTTTAACTTTAAAAGACGCATAGCTTGCTTTGCAACTTGTAGTCCCTACACGCCCATGTCCACACGTATGTCTATTAGTTCGCCCATACATTGCAGAGACCACATGAATTCGTCTATGTCTCCCACAACGTAAATGCAGGTGTTTGTGTTCGCAAACAGTTTTGGAATGGGCATaaccttgaaaaaaaagaataaagtacatagtcatgatttttttataatgtcccccttttataaaattttatctttctttttaattctttatGGAATAATTAAATTAGTTCAGGTGGGTTTTATTTGTTCGCATAGAAGGTAGTCATGTCGAACCCTCATTAATCACTGTTCCCTCTTATTGTTCCTttagtttcattttgtttaatcttaattttcatttcttacCTGGAGGACGACCACACCATCCTTCAGTTTCTGAAACTAAGGtaacaattgaaaattttaatttcatttcatcagGTAGCTAAATGTTTCACTCTCAGAAAGAATATAAAAAAGGACGATATGGCCACagtttaaacaaaattacagtcaaataattgaaatactgTCGATTCAAATAATTCTGAAAGCAAAACCTTTACCTTGGAGGAAGACAAGAAACACAGCAATGAGGACCAAGCACTTCCACATCTTGTTATATGAAGTGATCAGGGTATGAGAGAGAAGCGGTATTACCAGTTACATTTATACCAAGTACTATCAAAAGTCTGCACAAAAGGTAACAGTCCTATCCAGTAAAATGTAAAGCACCTGGCAGTGGCTAAAAATTGTCTACTGATTAATtctaattgattttattttgtcaatattactttataatttgttattgtAACTGATGCGGTGTGTCACAATTTGATGCATTCAACCATTTGTAATGTTTAATGTTAAGCAAGAGATCGTTAAGACATATTATTCTTGTATgctgatttttatttatcttgCAAGTTTGGACAAATGTAAACCAGCAAACATATTAAGACGAACTGTCATTCTCTTGGTGGCATTTTTCTGCTCTTTATGCAACGTATTTATAATGAATTAGTTTAGACctgcaatattattttgtttacgcGTATCAAAACTATGAAGACTTACAAGAAAAAATTGAGTGATAAGAATTGGCATTCTTTTCGTTGTTGATGAAAAATCGCAGATAAGTGTCAACTAGAATTTCGGCCAAATTAAAACTTTGTTAACATGTACACTAGTTTTGTTCGTAGAGACTCGTTCGAAAGTACTGATTCAACTTATCTGTTAATTCTGATTTCATTGATCAGACAAACAAGTTTAAATTCAAAAGACTCTTTAAAATTTactgctgaaaaaaaataacttggactacattattttaatatttgtatttggtAAAAGTAgcacataaaaatataaaaaagattaaGATAAGTTAAGATTGCATGCACAATGCAATCCACTTGTGAAACCAGTAATAAACAACTTCGTGGTTCAACTAAtctatcataaatattttaagcaaaatatttCATGTATATTAAAAGCACGATTTCGgatgacttttattttttttcaaagaataatCAGAATTCGAAGCAATTATACATATTAAGTGGCTTGCCTTGGAATACTACTGGCCTTTGATATTACATTGGTAAAATAGCTGCTACTAGTAACAGACTGCTATTAGGTGGCTACGAGAAGTGAGAAAAGCTAGCTAGTAGTTATTGCTAcaagaaaattttaatatatctgATGATATTGTAATTGTACTTATAAATCAAGCTCTATTTGATATTTTCCCCTTTGTCGACAGAAACTCAAACAACTAActtaaaaaacttgaaaaacaaaacacgcACCAAGCGACACCAACGAGAAAAAAACACACATCTGTCCTGTTGTAAAGTTTGAATtcaccgggtggcagtaaatacaaaattcacaacatgacaatctaaatctaaaacaaaactaacttataaaaatcaaagttttataacAGGCAACCACAACTGACAATAAGGTTAAAGTGTTACTTTAGACTAGAGGTTGCAGTATTTCTCAAGCAATTTTATATCTGGTATTTGTCTAACAAGGGAATATAACCTGTAATTTACGGTTACCTTATCGGATGCaagttttgtatttattgcttgttttaaaattgtaacGAAATGCAAATTTGCTAATTCATACTGTATGGATGAAAATCGTGAATTAAATAACTAAGTCAATACTTCGAAAAGTTAACTTCTATTAAGAACAAGTTTAGAATGTTGTCAGGATTTTATAATGGTAATGAAATGCAAATTTGCCAATTCATACTGCATGGATGAAAATCGTGAATTAAAACTCAGTCAATATTTCgaaagtttctggcactatatttaTTAATCGCGGGGGCAAagtaaataacatgttaatatggctaAGAACGTATAAATTGGCTTAAACGTTTTGAGAATAGAAAACATCTGCATGGAAATTTATAGGTAAGGTTAACAATGGACTTGATATTTCATGCATAAACATGTAGATACTTACgaaatgaagagtaaaaaaatgtaaaaatactgaaaaaaaatattttaaagtaatgatctttttcaaattaatgtatttaacaagaattaaaaaaaaatgatacttgcattttattaattattctgTTGAAAATTATTCTAACTGAACATTAGGAAAAATTTCgacaaaatatattgaaatatacGAATGAAATGTGTAGGCAGGCACTGAGCATGCGTGGGGTAACTATTTGAACACGTAATGTGATCTACAGAGTTTCaacacttgttttaaaataatgcagCTACCtaattatattgatttattgtatTCATATTGTTTTTCACAACGTTAATTTAAATGTTAactaaagatacatgtacacatggTGCATCTACATATAAACCAAAACCCtgacaaaaaatttgaattaccttaaacattttaaagaaaagccAGCCATCTATCGATGCTGCCTTAATCAATGAAAAACAACctgcttctttttaaaaaaaaaatggattctCAATTTTATAATACTACCAAATGTGTAACACAGGGTGTAATGTTGTTCTTGAATTACGTGATCTATGTAACAGATGGcctaaaattaaattttataatggtTTAAGTTTTATTAACACCGCAAAAATTGATACGTATCATTGCCGTAGCTGCATTTAAGATTAATATGAATGTCCTAAGAGATTTTATAAAATAGTGGTACTGAAACAAAAGACAAACAtgcacatatatatttaaacattaaagtcTGTTTGTGACGCCACAACAATTAACACACGATCTTATACTTTGACTGTGGCATCATTCTAAACACAACAAACAAGAGTTATGACCTCACATATTTTCGACAGACCATTAAAGGGACCTAGACCCAACTGAAGAAAGCTATGaacatgaaattttcatttctttagtacaaaatgatttacttgtgtattttgaacgtttcaccaaaatttgaatgttagaagtcaggTTACAGGCGAGATGCGAAGGAAAAAAGTcgttgtcatgtaaacaaagctggaGTCTCATATTTGTTTACTAATAATgtaaagtaataaaaattacaattgcTTTGAAAAAATGACTCGAGGCTAACAAGATAAACTGATGAACTGTGTTAATAGATACTATCATAAATCACAAAAGCGACATTAGATTGAAATTCTACCTAAACCACACAGATGTGAACTCAATCTTTGTTAAAGGGATGTTCCGCTATCTTGTAGATTTGAGGagaagaatgtaaacatttcttgtatTGGCTTGTTTTTGCCAGAACGTGACCAAAACTGTTGCAAAAAGATATAAATGCAATCAATACGAAGTCctatatgtttttttgtttgaaaagtgtgcatacaagaacaggacaatgcatTTAACCACTTAGAACAACAGTCAAACTacgcagctacagacttattttttgaaaaatctgatAAAACTTTGTCTCAGAGTAGGataccttatttttaaaacgGGCGTCAAAAAGTATCAATTTTCACAAGATATATTAGTCCGTGTCTAtgaagttacatgtacattgaaaatatattttcattgaaatatgatgTTTACTTTTTCAATTTAAGACAACCGCTTTTTTGAACCCCTACCCcctttattaaaagaatttactttttttgcaaaaaaaaaatgtatacataaagAACTGAAGAAACCCCCCAAATTAACAAACATGAGTCAAGTATAGACTTGTATATCAAATTCATCAcagattgttttgaattgacatttattttttttttataaaaatctgaCGTAAATGTGTCTCCATAAACACAGAAGTTCTAAGTATAGACTGCtttttcttgttctaaaaagTGGATCCAATGCTGACTATTAAAAAGGATACCCTTTTTTCAGACAAAgttacaaaataaatgtactaGATTCCAACGTATTCTCAACAAATGGTAGTAAAGAGGACACAAATGAACCCCTtctgtattttttcaatttttaaatcgtCAAAACTGTAGCTGTGCAGTtttaagtgattaaaaaggcattgtcctgttcttgtatacATACTTTCCAACAAAACTTCATGTAGAATctcatatttattgtttttatgtcttttggcaacagttttggtCAGTTTTGGGCAGAAACAAGTGAGTTCAAGAAATGTTCGCACACCCccttaacaaaacaaataatcatAACATTTGTAACTTGCTTGTTACTCAAtacttaaatttatattttgacgGAGCATCTAAAACATCCAAATTGatcatttttgacattttataaaatgaattatgaaaaatctaaactCAATTTGTGTTTAAGATAAAGTAAAATGTTCCTACGACTGTCAAATGTCGTGggacattattttttatttacttcaatCGTTAAACTGTATGATAAGCAATTTTTCCTGTATGAATCATATTTGAGTATTTTCTCACATCTTAACTTAAAGGTGGAGCAAATACTGAGGCTGCATCATATCTAGATGAATATTGACACCTGCATGTAAACGTACAATGTATGGTTACTTAATATTCTATTTGTATACAAACAAAAACCGTTATTGCATAATGAATACAAGAGAGACTAGGAACTAaggatgaaaataaaaagaaggtCCAGTTTCT includes:
- the LOC128190417 gene encoding L-rhamnose-binding lectin CSL3-like, which encodes MWKCLVLIAVFLVFLQVSETEGWCGRPPGYAHSKTVCEHKHLHLRCGRHRRIHVVSAMYGRTNRHTCGHGRVGTTSCKASYASFKVKRRCNGKRSCRIRASNGVFGDPCVGTFKYLKVRYQCKRPRYTHSKTVCEHNRLHLRCGRHRRIHVVSAMYGRTNRHTCGHGPIGTTSCKAGHASFKVKRRCNGKRSCRIRASNGVFGDPCVGTFKYLKVRYQCKRNHRG